A region of Gracilinanus agilis isolate LMUSP501 chromosome 3, AgileGrace, whole genome shotgun sequence DNA encodes the following proteins:
- the LOC123238769 gene encoding interleukin-18-binding protein isoform X2: MVNRARGARAPDPEPGGPRRVPVWPQTLPGQVPHGLALLRMNTKTEGLKVRAASLLFSGLLSLVLSSPLARDADQACPEPGLQVTLKRTESGISKDGPLTLTCTGCSPFPHSSIMYWLGNGSFIEDLPGALLEGTTWRQPQSHVTWLHRDLVLEESSPSLIATNFSCVLVDPGQLTQHHMLLAQLLFQEFGPRTSQTLPVSHQPGNPSAAPSPTTSEPWEEASHTSP; the protein is encoded by the exons ATGGTGAATAGGGCACGGGGAGCCCGGGCGCCAGACCcggagccaggaggtcctaggaggGTTCccgtctggcctcagacacttcctgggcaggTCCCCCATGGCCTGGCTctccttagaatgaatactaagacagaag GCCTCAAGGTCCGGGCTGCCTCGCTCCTCTTCTCAGGGCTGCTCTCGCTGGTCCTGAGCTCGCCTCTGGCCAGGGATGCAG ATCAGGCCTGCCCAGAGCCGGGCTTGCAGGTGACGTTGAAGAGGACCGAGTCTGGGATCTCAAAGG ATGGGCCCCTGACCCTGACCTGCACCGGCTGCAGCCCATTTCCCCACTCCAGCATCATGTACTGGCTGGGCAACGGTTCCTTCATAGAAGACCTGCCTGGAGCCCTACTGGAGGGCACGACTTG gaggCAGCCTCAGAGCCATGTGACCTGGCTCCATCGAGACCTAGTGCTAGAGGAGTCCAGCCCCTCGCTCATAGCCACCAACTTCTCCTGTGTCCTGGTGGACCCGGGCCAGCTCACTCAGCACCACATGCTCCTGGCCCAGCTCCTGTTCCAG GAGTTCGGGCCAAGAACATCCCAAACTCTGCCTGTCAGTCACCAGCCGGGGAACCCCAGTGCGGCCCCATCTCCCACTACCTCAGAGCCCTGGGAAGAAGCCAGCCACACCTCTCCCTAG
- the LOC123238769 gene encoding interleukin-18-binding protein isoform X1, translated as MVNRARGARAPDPEPGGPRRVPVWPQTLPGQVPHGLALLRMNTKTEGLKVRAASLLFSGLLSLVLSSPLARDADQACPEPGLQVTLKRTESGISKDGPLTLTCTGCSPFPHSSIMYWLGNGSFIEDLPGALLEGTTWRQPQSHVTWLHRDLVLEESSPSLIATNFSCVLVDPGQLTQHHMLLAQLLFQQEFGPRTSQTLPVSHQPGNPSAAPSPTTSEPWEEASHTSP; from the exons ATGGTGAATAGGGCACGGGGAGCCCGGGCGCCAGACCcggagccaggaggtcctaggaggGTTCccgtctggcctcagacacttcctgggcaggTCCCCCATGGCCTGGCTctccttagaatgaatactaagacagaag GCCTCAAGGTCCGGGCTGCCTCGCTCCTCTTCTCAGGGCTGCTCTCGCTGGTCCTGAGCTCGCCTCTGGCCAGGGATGCAG ATCAGGCCTGCCCAGAGCCGGGCTTGCAGGTGACGTTGAAGAGGACCGAGTCTGGGATCTCAAAGG ATGGGCCCCTGACCCTGACCTGCACCGGCTGCAGCCCATTTCCCCACTCCAGCATCATGTACTGGCTGGGCAACGGTTCCTTCATAGAAGACCTGCCTGGAGCCCTACTGGAGGGCACGACTTG gaggCAGCCTCAGAGCCATGTGACCTGGCTCCATCGAGACCTAGTGCTAGAGGAGTCCAGCCCCTCGCTCATAGCCACCAACTTCTCCTGTGTCCTGGTGGACCCGGGCCAGCTCACTCAGCACCACATGCTCCTGGCCCAGCTCCTGTTCCAG CAGGAGTTCGGGCCAAGAACATCCCAAACTCTGCCTGTCAGTCACCAGCCGGGGAACCCCAGTGCGGCCCCATCTCCCACTACCTCAGAGCCCTGGGAAGAAGCCAGCCACACCTCTCCCTAG
- the LOC123238769 gene encoding interleukin-18-binding protein isoform X3 gives MRQPGSPSPLSPLGLKVRAASLLFSGLLSLVLSSPLARDADQACPEPGLQVTLKRTESGISKDGPLTLTCTGCSPFPHSSIMYWLGNGSFIEDLPGALLEGTTWRQPQSHVTWLHRDLVLEESSPSLIATNFSCVLVDPGQLTQHHMLLAQLLFQQEFGPRTSQTLPVSHQPGNPSAAPSPTTSEPWEEASHTSP, from the exons ATGAGGCAGCCTGGGTCACCCTCTCCGCTCTCTCCTCTAGGCCTCAAGGTCCGGGCTGCCTCGCTCCTCTTCTCAGGGCTGCTCTCGCTGGTCCTGAGCTCGCCTCTGGCCAGGGATGCAG ATCAGGCCTGCCCAGAGCCGGGCTTGCAGGTGACGTTGAAGAGGACCGAGTCTGGGATCTCAAAGG ATGGGCCCCTGACCCTGACCTGCACCGGCTGCAGCCCATTTCCCCACTCCAGCATCATGTACTGGCTGGGCAACGGTTCCTTCATAGAAGACCTGCCTGGAGCCCTACTGGAGGGCACGACTTG gaggCAGCCTCAGAGCCATGTGACCTGGCTCCATCGAGACCTAGTGCTAGAGGAGTCCAGCCCCTCGCTCATAGCCACCAACTTCTCCTGTGTCCTGGTGGACCCGGGCCAGCTCACTCAGCACCACATGCTCCTGGCCCAGCTCCTGTTCCAG CAGGAGTTCGGGCCAAGAACATCCCAAACTCTGCCTGTCAGTCACCAGCCGGGGAACCCCAGTGCGGCCCCATCTCCCACTACCTCAGAGCCCTGGGAAGAAGCCAGCCACACCTCTCCCTAG
- the LOC123238769 gene encoding interleukin-18-binding protein isoform X4, which translates to MAWRKPRAGGLKVRAASLLFSGLLSLVLSSPLARDADQACPEPGLQVTLKRTESGISKDGPLTLTCTGCSPFPHSSIMYWLGNGSFIEDLPGALLEGTTWRQPQSHVTWLHRDLVLEESSPSLIATNFSCVLVDPGQLTQHHMLLAQLLFQQEFGPRTSQTLPVSHQPGNPSAAPSPTTSEPWEEASHTSP; encoded by the exons ATGGCCTGGAGGAAGCCCCGGGCAGGAG GCCTCAAGGTCCGGGCTGCCTCGCTCCTCTTCTCAGGGCTGCTCTCGCTGGTCCTGAGCTCGCCTCTGGCCAGGGATGCAG ATCAGGCCTGCCCAGAGCCGGGCTTGCAGGTGACGTTGAAGAGGACCGAGTCTGGGATCTCAAAGG ATGGGCCCCTGACCCTGACCTGCACCGGCTGCAGCCCATTTCCCCACTCCAGCATCATGTACTGGCTGGGCAACGGTTCCTTCATAGAAGACCTGCCTGGAGCCCTACTGGAGGGCACGACTTG gaggCAGCCTCAGAGCCATGTGACCTGGCTCCATCGAGACCTAGTGCTAGAGGAGTCCAGCCCCTCGCTCATAGCCACCAACTTCTCCTGTGTCCTGGTGGACCCGGGCCAGCTCACTCAGCACCACATGCTCCTGGCCCAGCTCCTGTTCCAG CAGGAGTTCGGGCCAAGAACATCCCAAACTCTGCCTGTCAGTCACCAGCCGGGGAACCCCAGTGCGGCCCCATCTCCCACTACCTCAGAGCCCTGGGAAGAAGCCAGCCACACCTCTCCCTAG